The sequence aagccaggaaagaccccactgccctgaagtgaaccaagcctctgaacactctgcaACTTGTCTTCcaagactgcagtcgcctcaccttccagctctgcctcaatgggccgtggatgctccagctggacctggagaaggtaggcgtggccctgcagccccgagccaggcaagctgagatgcagagaggccagcttcatgctgaagcagggatagtgcaggagctcccagaaatcctgcaatgggtccaggcaggtttccaccagagaagagatggcactgggggaaaCAATGGGGCaagagagtcagaggcctggcctttccctccacacttctcacccaaggcaccctggcttgggtctgggccctatgcctgccccgctccatccaggtgagagccacctggcagccctgacccctgtgaggctgtcctggcagtggcaggcctgcttatccagcaggttgacacagagtctgttgtgactctcttcccacggacactcttctcctgaaggtctgggacacagcccaccccagccctccatgcacttgtgcaactggattgagcactgagacagatttgtgaccaggttcctcacacacctcctgttctgggcctggaggcggtggtcagaagaggtagatgtggagaaggggaggcagattcaaatgggtctgtggtgggaatgggtttctaggggagaactcagcccagccacccctctggttcccaggggtcctggcacccatccatagctctttgactcctgtcctcctggagtggaagccaccgggcctctgccttcccgtgggaatcaaaagatgcgtgagatgcggcttctgacaggctcccctcagccacagcctccatctctccccccacagcttgttcttcaGAGACAGGAGGCCacccttctggacccaaagaccactcacttttttaggtggtcctgcgctctgccctcctggctggaataaggggagatgcctccagatgtcaaggaggctatgagggcatcccttgggatggacggtggatgacaagacctgcgaatgatgtctaatgtcaatgtctgactctcagacggaaattgaggccacgcattgtgtctccttcattcactgagtttactgtctccaaatgtcctgcatgcagtaggtgcttaatctacatggttgaatgaatgtagtccacccagaaccatcccagacacctgagtgggcctagggcctctctgctgccccagagatccttgactggctgccccaaggaaaaggaccaggaccagctggatggactctccaactccttgacagggtggtttccatgtgcttttccaaattcagaaaggccgcatctcagagatgggtgaggcagactacttttcacggggaagagagaaataaacaacatgaacaaccacagcacgtccacagccctctctgcagagccaggcaccaggtaagcacccgccatggctgatcccattagttcctacaagatccccatgaaatttatcctctcccaacctacttttcagaggagcaaactgaggctcagagagatttggtgacactcccaggacacacagctggcagggggcagagtcaccactgtgctgaggagggagtggccactcacctagtaaacagctggtccaggacctggtgggatgtgtctaaggccgagtagttgaccatgaaggtggtgaagctagagatgttcctcctcaggaaagctggtgcgatggactctgtcagcttctccatcatgcctgtctggagggcccgcatcctgcaggcctcattgaaattcacggtggactcatgctcacactgagggagaggaggaggtacatacactcaatgacatcatggtgaaccaccgggaggattgaggtgactttctaccctcctgtgtagctggtgggaaggagtggaggtccagattcctttgggagtgagaCTGTGGaacactctaatgagaaaaccctggggggttccaggggagactcagatttgagtctgcattctagtagtgccttggtcatctcagagtcctgggtatgaagacccctctgcacccacactcacctcagaccagccctcttcattgatggactggtgcacctgtgtcctctccagggagatggcgaactggaaactatctaccagctcctcaaccatcactttggtgcagctctgcagtgacagtgcccagaagtcaggccaggaggcatcaggggcctgcctggactttgccacagagggaaaccccaccacagttcaggcacagaggggcatctgcatagtctccatgagggaaggaatgtgatgacacctcgatggcctgggattcacatgtgggtagaagagcttggtccccagcactcaccatcctctcctgcagccaaatcttcagtatgaacatgacacaccaccagatctccaccatttagctacctgctcctgctcagggtggttcctcctcatactaccttctctaactccacctcccacatacatacacacacacacacacacacacacacaatgagggtcaaggggtgtggggctgtccatttgggatcacagttgtggcctgacctagagtggcctgccctgggctatgctgttacctgatggttcctcctgccaaaaggccacagacattcgaggtgagggctgagccaatgtctaaagcgacttaacatgctctcattcttggctttccgggggccagagcctcggaaagtcacgggacaacacgagaacatcctgctgtgtccagtgtctccactcaaatgaactggacaggaggctgtggttacaatgtgggtgcctggtaaccagagttctaagttctgttgggggctgtcaccgaggaagtgaggtcacttcttcaaggttctattacttggccccttccttcaatcagacccacccaaagaccctgctaggctgttggctactctccctccttgcccatgtcatctccatcactgtacacaaatatccatcaccaccctccccacagctccttgggagcggaaccagtggccagctttgaggagacagagctgaagtcacacctcttttatcctaccagttctgtgtcctggaaaagccactgtgcctctcaagatctccccagtctcccaacctgcacaatggggatggtgctcaaaacagctttctaggaacatcgtcaggtgtatatgagataatacctacaacacctgtggattgctgtcacatgtgtctaatgctgaacctcccatctatgtcagttccatctgtgcagcctccacaaacccccactccatacttcttgtcagaCATCATTGGcatgaatttggtctggtcactcttatgtgcaagaggggttaggaattttatcttttagtttcttgAATTGCCACccgaaataaaactgattctctgttctgaatattaagggagaaggtgaacagtgggaACTACCcatgctctctccctacactaaccttcaagttgaaggggaggagatcatcttttcagatgaatcaagcatgtatttacctaccacaggctctcttttcttgttgtttattcatccacagagaacaagaagtcttgcttccaaaccagaatgtatgagacgtccactgccctctgttcccagcagaatgaccagaaccaatttgttggcttttatttgcctgccccttgtaagtagatctgagaacattctttctatgttcttcatagagtgggtctgggagggtctgaggttgtagagaattgtaggcaaatagcaggcttctgaaaaactgagtcaaattggaatctctgtaattcaaagaaggagagtgatatcagcatcatggtggaagaagacacctcctgtttttctactcctgcactaacaatgctttggcatccatccatagacaaaagtgcctttgtgggagaagtgggatccagcaccatatggcaagggacccagagggagtctcacccagccatgcatctggtaataggcagacagacctcggtcccagctctggaccctgcagtggcccgtgaagcagctcaagctcctttcagctgctgcatggaaacccctgaaaacactgtcttagatcatgacacacagaggagagggcctttgtggaagtccaggtttcaagaagagaagttccagccctctgttggagcacaaaaatatgagtgtggatgggttgaagagtttgggggcattggcagataggtactcttagagggctttaaaggatgtggatcctgtaactgcactgagcactccatcaagaagtctcccacgacttgtggggtatacctcacccatggatctccccagctggcctttaggcacccccagtgctctgcgtgccccacatacacacacctccaccctagggcttcttccctgtgtatgctcccaacagtggtggttagagtgaattttggaggacagctagtgagcacgtgcagaaacttggtccaaatccgcaggccagagagagaccacaaacttgaggtttcacacaacctctggaatacaaaagggaggctgtcagcgcccagcctattacatcacagcatcaagagaatgcatacaagctggagaattctgccgttaatgaacaaattaaaaatgctgggattatactggtataacacattaaaatacaaatgtattattgaaacatatattaagtttaaaaaaatgacatttcaaatgttggaaaaattaagtttgagaaaccttgtaggtggtcagtaaacatctgtccctccctccctctccagatcagccgtatgtatatgtataaatacacacacacacacatatatatacccactgtaagttctatatatagagagacgcatatgtgcatgtgtgtccacaaacactcacacatatatataatgcatgtacctatgtatatcatatatatgtatgtatacatgatagaatactcacatgcacatgtgtatatctctacaatttcaccttcaataaggtaaatttctggtttgtattgactctaaataactctgcattttaacttgttaggtctgtttcggtttgttttccccaaacgttctggttagtcctctgggcacttctcagtTGGATAACTgttatgtttttcatttgttgttgtgctttcattttctctttttaataaacatatttgttgaaataagacatacaatcagaatagagcacaaatccaagtgtaaagattgataagttatccaaaagtgtacacatgtgttaacaccacccaggccaacaaacagaacatgaccagttctatttacagtagattatacatgatgtatataatagataataaccgcagttacccagattattatttctccttttcaggaagtagcacactgaatggcaatgcataaagcaaatttagtcatgatgtggcctccttcaaaaatataACTGGAttgggaaggttaattttttttaggaatacatgagtttagttccagaaaaaaagaggcttgtaaatttcctttcctgtaatgaccttgtaagatttttgtagcaaagttaagctattctcataaaataaatcaaaaagttttcccatttttcctgttctgtggaagagctagagtcaatgtgtattatttctctcctgaatgtctggtggaatttgccagcagaggtgttggccacgatgaaatgcgggaatgttttaaacatacagatcaatggaacagaactgaacgaccagaaataaatctatacacctatggtcaactgatttttcacaagggtgccaatggtgctgtgacaattgaatagctatatgcaaaagaatgaagttagaccctaaccttatcccataagcaaaagtttactcaaaatggatcatacacttaaatttaagagctaaaactataaaacacttagaagaacacacaggcataaatcttcatgaccttgtatttggcaatggactctgagatctgacaccaaaagcagaagcaactaaataaatgaataaataagttaaacttcatcatcaaaattaagaacttttatgcttcaaaagacactatcaagaaagtggaaagacaatctagaatgggaaaaaatatctgcaaatcatatatctaataaggaccttgtattcggaacatatattaaaaagctcttggggccagcccagtggtgtagtggctaagttcgcgccctccactttggcggcccagggttcatgggttctgatcccaggcacagaccgacgTACCgcgtatcaagtcatgctgtggctgcgtccatataaagtagaggaagacgggcacggatgttagcccagggccaatcttcctcagcaagaagagaaggattggcaacagaagttagctcagggctgatcttccccacctcctcccccaaaacaacttcttacaattcagtaataaaaagacaacccaatttaaaaataggcaaagaatctgaacagatatttctccaaagaagatatacaaatggccaataagcacgtggaaagatgctcagtatcattagtcataagggaaacgcaaatcaaaaccacaataagataccacttcatacccactagaatggctaaaattaacaagttagataacaagtgttagtgagaatgtggagaaactggaaccctcaaacactgctacaggaatgtaaaatgttgcagccactttggaaaatagtctggcagtttctcaaataattaaacatagagctaccatgtaacccagcaattctactcctaggtatatatccaacaaatggaaacatgtccacacagaaacttgtacatgaatgtaacagcatcactcataatagtcaaaaggtggaaacaacccaaatgtccattgacacacaaacagataaacaacatgtggtatatccacacaatgaaacattatttggtcataaaaaagaatgagatactgacatatgctacaacataaatgtaccttgaaaatataatgctaagtgaaagaagccagccagaaaaaaaaaccatatactatatgattctattcataggaaagtcagaatagggaaatctatagagacaaaaagtagcttagtggttgcttagggatggggtaaacagggtcaggggataaagggatggtagctgaagggttcaggcttcttttagaggtgatgaaaatattctaaaatttactgtggtgatggttacacacatctgcGAATACATAAAACaacccactgaattataaactttatatgggtgaattgtatggtatgtgaatcatatctcaataaagctgcctaaaaaatgtagtagccagctccaaaaaaaaaaacatcatagtgaagaaagcagaatgtagggtcagggagcaacatcacttttgttcattattaatccttcctgcccttaaagccatgcctgcatgtttgcaaaaaaaaaaaaggactaaatgaagtagacgagtgacAGGATAAAAGCAGAGTAGGAAACCCtgatttcaccacatgaaaagagcacaattctacactatgcaatgtcaccaaaaattagacataaaaatatcctcacttatacctggacatacaaactactaaaaactaacttaccaaataaatttctgaaacatcaaatgagtctgtgttaaggcatcgtttgaagaacttaacttgtattaattgatttaacccacacaaccaccctatgtggtacatatatagctgatcttcattatttacaagttccatatttgtgaattcacctaatcactaaaatttttttggaatcccaaaccagtatttgcagcattctcatggtcattcgcaaacatgagcagagcagtgaaaaatttcagtctatcaacacacacgttccagttgaggtcaaacaaggtgacactctgccttacttcagctctcatacagaaatgaccagagaatagagatggtagggagcagtgtggtgtaatgcaagaagctccagttctttagagttcaggagagtttaagtcattttcccaagatcagaaagctaacgaatggaggactgcatgagccaaggacacaaagtgaagaaattgatggttgaatgaattcatcgttaaaaggctaaaaaaagagataaaacgagatcataaaaaatacttaaaccaaaagtagaaaaaatggagaacggaaacaaaaaacagatgagacagaaaacaaacagtaagatgacagatttaaatctaaccgtatcaataatcacattcaacgtaaatgttctaaatgccccaattacaagggAGAGActgtgaaaacagtgtggcagttcctcaaaaaggtaaacatggaattaccatatgatgttgcaattccactcataggtatatacccaaagaaatgaaagcaggaatcactcacaggtatacacccaaagcactgatgtggcatacagatacttgtccaccaatgatcacagcagcattattcacaacagtcaaaaggtaaaaataacccaagtgtccaaacaaaatgtgataaacacatacaatgggatattagtcaaccttaaagatgaatgaaactctgatatatgctaaacatggatgaaactagaaaacatgctaagtgaaataagccagacacaaaatgccaaatactatatgactccactcatcttaggtacctagaataggcaaattcataagacagaaggtaggggagaagggagaacagggaattattgtgtaatgggtatagagtttctgtttaggatgatgaaaaagttacagaaatgaagagtcacaatggtttcacaatattgtaaatgtacttaatgtcactgaattctaaaccttataatggttaaaatggcaatttttatgttacgtatattttgccacaataaaaaaaaaaagggcagagatcatcaaactataaaaaagca is a genomic window of Diceros bicornis minor isolate mBicDic1 unplaced genomic scaffold, mDicBic1.mat.cur scaffold_55_ctg1, whole genome shotgun sequence containing:
- the LOC131403116 gene encoding ral guanine nucleotide dissociation stimulator-like — protein: MRALQTGMMEKLTESIAPAFLRRNISSFTTFMVNYSALDTSHQVLDQLFTRSCHPPSIPRDALIASLTSGGISPYSSQEGRAQDHLKNAISSLVETCLDPLQDFWELLHYPCFSMKLASLHLSLPGSGLQGHAYLLQVQLEHPRPIEAELEGEATAVLEDKLQSVQRFQLCLSQVP